The genomic interval TGTGGTCAACGGCATATTCCTGACGCCGAGGGTCGTGACTACAGCATAGATATGTGTCATTTTATTCACGCTGTTGTCCCGAGGCACGTCGAGACGGTGGTATTAATGACAAAAAACTAAGAGGGAAAAATATGGAGAATTTAAAATTAAGAAGAAGTGCCCGTAAAGATTCGGAACGAATTGAGAATCTTGTTAATGAGCTTAATTTTAAGCTCGTTCCGCCTGCAGACGGATTCGGTGATGAAGAAGAGACAATTTGTAAAAAAATATCAGACAAGGACGGCAATATAATTGCCGGATGTGTCGGATATATCTATCCATGGGGTTGTCTGTTCGTTGATGACTTGTGGGTAGATGAAAAATACCGCAGGCAGGAACTGGGTTCGCACCTTTTGCAGACGTTGGAAGATATTGCAGTAAACAGAGGCTGCTATTTGTCAGTTCTGGGCACAGGGGATTTTCAGGCTAAACCTTTTTATTTAAAACACGGATACGCGCTTTACGGAACGGTTTATGACCATCCCCTCGGACACGAGGACTATGAATTGTTCAAACGTCTGGATGAAGAACAACCTAAACGACCCTGTAAGCAGATTGCGTATCAGATATCGG from Clostridia bacterium carries:
- a CDS encoding GNAT family N-acetyltransferase; translation: MENLKLRRSARKDSERIENLVNELNFKLVPPADGFGDEEETICKKISDKDGNIIAGCVGYIYPWGCLFVDDLWVDEKYRRQELGSHLLQTLEDIAVNRGCYLSVLGTGDFQAKPFYLKHGYALYGTVYDHPLGHEDYELFKRLDEEQPKRPCKQIAYQISDGTEEDGEKIGDKLYEYNLPFLNPKHDYIKINRKLVDENGKAVAAIMAGVSGYDTAYVWKIWVDEEYRDQGLGTRLIKHFEKKAKEKGANKIVIEEVYDWNVGFFLKSGYNVACELTDLPKGHSYYVVDKDLKGDRV